The following is a genomic window from SAR324 cluster bacterium.
CACCAACCCTATGTATGTCAAACGGAGGTTTACCAGAAATTTAGAGAAAAAGTAAAATTACCTCAGATTAAAGAAAAAAATTTAGAAGATTACCATCCTTATTTACAATGGTGGAAAAAAAACACAGGTTCAGTCAAAATAACTGATGAAGAAAACTTAAGATGTAAAGCTGCTTATAATGGTCTTATTTCCAGCCTTGACAGTATGATAGGTGAAATCATAAATTGCCTGAAAAAAAACGAAATCTTTAATGATACAATTATAATTTACACATCAGATCATGGGGATCAATTAGGTGAACATGGATTCTGGTGGAAACAAACATTTTATGAAGATTCAGTGAAGGTGCCCACAATAATTTCGTACCCCAAAGTCCTGAGGTCTAATATCGAAGTAAATGAAGTAATTAACCATTTTGATATTACAGCAACCATGTTAGACCTGACAGACTCACCAGCACTGCCAAGATCTCAAGGAAAATCTTTAAAAAATCTGTTAACTGGCGATAGCAATTCGTGGGAGAACATTGCCACTTCAGAATACTGCATGGATGATTCAGACTTTGCAAATATATCAGGTAATCTAGGAGGTAAAGACGTTCACGCAAAACCTGGAGGGGTTCAAAACAAAATGATTAGATGTGATGAGTGGAAGTTGGTTTTTTACGAAGGATATGAACCGCAGCTTTTTAATTTAATTGAAGATCCTCATGAGCTATTTGATAGAAGTGCAGATTCTGAAAATAAAGAGATTAAAGAATTCCTAATAAATGAAATTCTCACAGGCTGGGATCCAGTAGCAATTCACAAAAGAATGATTGATTTAAAAAAAGATCAACTTATCCAACAAGAATGGGCAAAATTTACGGATCCAAATGATACTTTAAGATGGGATTTAAATCCTTCAAATGATTCATCAAGGCTGGATCAAGTTGACCTATGAAAATTGCTATTGGTGGAATTTTTACTGAAAGTAATCAATTTTCATTGAACCCCATAACTTTAAATGAGTTCAAGCGAGGAGGCATCTTTTACGGTAGTGAATTCTACCAAGCGAGAGTCCCTACCTTACGCGGCTGCATTGAGGGGCTCAATGAGGAGAAAGCTGAAATCATTCCACTGCTCTATGCCTCTGCGAGCCCAGGAGGCAAGATTACATTAGATTCCTTTGAGGAACTATATGGTGACCTGATGGCAAGACTTCGGAAAAATATGAATCTAGACGGATTGATTCTCAACATGCATGGTGCTGCCATTCTTGAGGATGGATCGCACCTCGATTCTACTGTACTAGAAAGAATTCGAGCAGAACTCAGTAAAATACCAATTTTTATTACTGTAGATTTACATGCTTACATCACTGAAAAATTAGTTAAGAGTTGCGATGCGATTCTAGCCTGGAACACTTATCCCCACAGAGATATGTTTGACATCGGAAAAAAAGCAGCCAAACTCCTCTCAAGAACAATTAGAGGTGAAATCGAACCAAAAATGGTGTTTTCCGGAGTAAATGTCATCACTAGCGCAATCAATGCCTCGACAGATGGATCTGGGCCTTTTGCAAAGTTGATGACAGAACAATTAAACGCTGCAGCGGCTCAGGATGATATCCTCTCAGCCAGCCTTTTTTTATGTCAGCCTTATCTTGATCAACCAAAAATGATGAGTGGGTCGCTAATAATTTCAAATAATAATCACCAAAAAGCCAAAAGAATTTCTTATGAATTTGCTCAAAAATACTGGTATGCCCGCTGGGAATTTCTTTCAGAAACCAAGAGTGCAGTCCAAGTCTTAAGTGCTATCGAAAGTGAAGACTACGAGCACCATATTCTTGTGGAGGCCAGTGATTGCTGTGGCGGTGGTGCGATTGGTGACAGCATCCACACCATCCGGCAGCTTATTCGACGAAGCTCTGAACTGAAAAGCTTAAGTACTGTTGTCGACGAAAAAGCCGTTGATAAATTAAGGGATCATAAGATTGGTGCCTTCATTAAACTGAAAATTGGCCACCAAGCCGATACGATATGGGGTAGCCCGATTGAAGAAACTTTTGAGATTGTAGATAAATCATCTGGTCGATTTACCTATCAAGGAGGTATTTGGGAAGGGGAGACTGGAGACATGGGTGAGTCATATTTGTTGAAAAAAGAGGAAAACTACATATTGATCAATTCTAAGCCAACCTATGAATGGGCTGGTGAACAATACCAGGCATTGAATTTGGACTTGAATAATTACAAGTACATTTTGGTAAAAAACCCCATGAATTACAGAAATTTAAAACTTACAGGAAGGACCAAATACCATAGAATCGATGAGCCAGGTCCTACACCTATAAAAGTTGAAGAGTTGCCATTTACCAAAAATAAGGAGTTTTTTCCGAAAAATTTGGAAGAGAAAATGGTCATTAGACAATACTTTTAAATGGAATGCCTATGAAATGATTGAGAAATATTTTACCAATTCTAATTACACTAATGAGATAATCATGTTTAATGCGAAAAATTTATTTTTGTACATTCTTTCTCTTTTTTTACCATTCGCCCTAGTTGCAAAGGAGGTTCCTAGAGAAAAAACTGTAATTGTTGGGAGCAGGGGGATTACAGCTAAAGAGGTGTGGAGTCCATATTTACTAGGTGGAAACCATCAGAAAGGTGTGAGCTTCTTCTATGAGCCGCTTTATTTTGCAGATAATTTAAATGGTCATCAGTATCCATGGCTTGCAGAAAGCTACTCCTTTAATGCTGATGCTACGAGATTGACATACAACATCAGAAAGGGTGTCTTCTGGAGTGATGGTAAAGAATTTAATGCCAGTGACGTAGCCTTTTCACTGAAAAAACTCTCTGAGTTAGGCTCTGATGTTAGATTAGGTGGAAACTACAAAACCTTTATCAAAGATGTGGAACTGATTTCTGCAACTGAAGTAGTCATCCATTTTCATGCCCCTGCACCTAGATTTCATGATGAAGTGATCGCTCAAAAAGGAGACAGTGGATTTTTTGTGGTTCCAGAGCATGTCTGGTCCAGTGTAGATTGGCCTCAATACACTAATTACAACAAAGGTAGCGGCCCAGTAACAACTTCACCCTGGAGATTGAATTATTCAGATGAGAACCGCCGTGTTCTTGATCGAGTTGATTCCTGTGATGACTATTGGGGTTGCAAAACGGGCTTTATCAATCTTCCAGAGCCAGAGCGATACATTTGGCTAAGAATGGAAGATGATACAAGCATGGCATCTGCAGTCATCAAAAATGAAATTGATCAGACTCATGACCTGAGAGTTGAATTGATTCAACAGGCAATCGAAAAAAATGAATTGGTGACAACATGGAGCGGTCGTGAAAAGGGACCATATGGTTTGGTTTCCTGGTGGCCATCCTCTCTGTATGTCAACAACAGGGACAAACACCTATCAAAACCCAATGTCAGATGGGCAATCAGTAAGTTTATTGATCGCGACAAAGTAAATGATTTTGCTTTCGCAAACAATGGCCAGATTTCTCGTTATCCGTGGCCAGCTTTTAAGGGTCTGAGCGACATAACCGCGTCCGTCGACTCATTGGGAGTGGATACAAATGAATATGATCCCACCCAGGCTGAAGAGCTTCTGTTGGATGCTGGATATACTAAAAAGAGAGGTTTTTGGGTAGATGCCAGTGGGAACAAAATTACTTGTAACATCGTTGCATTTGGAATTTTCAGCGATATCGGCCCGGTCATCGCGCAAACACTTGTCAATGCAGGCATCGAATCATCGTACTCTGAGCCACCTGATGCTATCGATCAACTGACCACCGGTAAATACAATTGTAGTATCTTTGGTCATAACGGCTCCCAAACCGGTTCTATCTATACTACTCTCAGTATGTACACAACTGACAACTCTCAAAATCGATGGGGTTACTCCAATAGTGAATATGATGAGGTAGTGAAAAAGATTGCGACAAGTGCTAATGAAAATGAGATCACTGAACTCACAAAACAAGCAATGCAAATTTGGTTAAGAGACCTTCCAGATATACCATTGACTGAGTTCTTTAATCGTTTTGCAATTAGCGAAAAGTATTGGACTAACTGGCCAACGATGACTAACGACCCATATATGAATGGTCTGCATCTACATACTGGTATGGCTTATACTTTATTTAAATTGAAAGCAAGAAACTAACTCACTTGAATTGCTGAATTGGATCACTTGAATGAACATTGTTTACTATATTAGAAGAATATTTTTATTTATTATTGTAATTATCACAGCAATAAGTCTGAATTTCTTCTTACCAAGATGGACAGGTCAAGATCCAGTTCAGCAAAAGATTGTTCAACTCGAGATTGAATCTGGTGGTGGGGGAGGAGAGAAAAGTGAGTTAATAGAAAGCTACAGAAAAAAGTTTGGGTTAGATAAGTCACTGGCTGATCAATATCTAACTTACGTATTTAGTACGCTCAAACTAGATTTCGGTTACTCAATTTCTCTCTACCCTTCAAAAGTTGGCGATCTCATTGGTAGAGCATTGCCTTGGACTTTGGGTTTGCTCACAGTCTCGACTTTAATAAGTTTCCTGGTCGGATCACTGGTTGGCGCGTATTTGACATGGTCACGCGGGAAGATAATCCTAGAAAGTAT
Proteins encoded in this region:
- a CDS encoding sulfatase-like hydrolase/transferase translates to HQPYVCQTEVYQKFREKVKLPQIKEKNLEDYHPYLQWWKKNTGSVKITDEENLRCKAAYNGLISSLDSMIGEIINCLKKNEIFNDTIIIYTSDHGDQLGEHGFWWKQTFYEDSVKVPTIISYPKVLRSNIEVNEVINHFDITATMLDLTDSPALPRSQGKSLKNLLTGDSNSWENIATSEYCMDDSDFANISGNLGGKDVHAKPGGVQNKMIRCDEWKLVFYEGYEPQLFNLIEDPHELFDRSADSENKEIKEFLINEILTGWDPVAIHKRMIDLKKDQLIQQEWAKFTDPNDTLRWDLNPSNDSSRLDQVDL
- a CDS encoding M81 family metallopeptidase, which gives rise to MKIAIGGIFTESNQFSLNPITLNEFKRGGIFYGSEFYQARVPTLRGCIEGLNEEKAEIIPLLYASASPGGKITLDSFEELYGDLMARLRKNMNLDGLILNMHGAAILEDGSHLDSTVLERIRAELSKIPIFITVDLHAYITEKLVKSCDAILAWNTYPHRDMFDIGKKAAKLLSRTIRGEIEPKMVFSGVNVITSAINASTDGSGPFAKLMTEQLNAAAAQDDILSASLFLCQPYLDQPKMMSGSLIISNNNHQKAKRISYEFAQKYWYARWEFLSETKSAVQVLSAIESEDYEHHILVEASDCCGGGAIGDSIHTIRQLIRRSSELKSLSTVVDEKAVDKLRDHKIGAFIKLKIGHQADTIWGSPIEETFEIVDKSSGRFTYQGGIWEGETGDMGESYLLKKEENYILINSKPTYEWAGEQYQALNLDLNNYKYILVKNPMNYRNLKLTGRTKYHRIDEPGPTPIKVEELPFTKNKEFFPKNLEEKMVIRQYF
- a CDS encoding ABC transporter substrate-binding protein, giving the protein MFNAKNLFLYILSLFLPFALVAKEVPREKTVIVGSRGITAKEVWSPYLLGGNHQKGVSFFYEPLYFADNLNGHQYPWLAESYSFNADATRLTYNIRKGVFWSDGKEFNASDVAFSLKKLSELGSDVRLGGNYKTFIKDVELISATEVVIHFHAPAPRFHDEVIAQKGDSGFFVVPEHVWSSVDWPQYTNYNKGSGPVTTSPWRLNYSDENRRVLDRVDSCDDYWGCKTGFINLPEPERYIWLRMEDDTSMASAVIKNEIDQTHDLRVELIQQAIEKNELVTTWSGREKGPYGLVSWWPSSLYVNNRDKHLSKPNVRWAISKFIDRDKVNDFAFANNGQISRYPWPAFKGLSDITASVDSLGVDTNEYDPTQAEELLLDAGYTKKRGFWVDASGNKITCNIVAFGIFSDIGPVIAQTLVNAGIESSYSEPPDAIDQLTTGKYNCSIFGHNGSQTGSIYTTLSMYTTDNSQNRWGYSNSEYDEVVKKIATSANENEITELTKQAMQIWLRDLPDIPLTEFFNRFAISEKYWTNWPTMTNDPYMNGLHLHTGMAYTLFKLKARN